The sequence CCCACCGCCGACGTCATCCTGGGGCCGCTTTCCATCGTGTTGGCCAACTCCATGATGGGAGAGCTCACCCCCAGGATGGCGGAGGCCATCGCCTCGGCCCCGGCCCCCAAGCTGCTATTGCCCCTGACCCAGGAGAAGGTGGAGATTGTGGGCCTGGTCCCCGAACCCTTACCGCATCTGGTGGAAAAGATCGTCAGCGATCGCCTCAAGGAGTTGAGCAAACATGTGTGAAGCCTCTGCCTATATCATCCGGGACGGCCAGGAGGAGCTCCTCCTGGCGGATGTGGACATCATCGAGCCGGACGGCGATCAACTGAGGCTGGTGAGCATCTTCGGCGAGCAGAAGGTGGTCAAGGCCGCCATTCACAGCCTCAACCTCATCAACCACAAAGTGCTGCTGGTGGAAAAGACCTAAAAAACAGGGGTGATCAAGTACGGGGCGGGGAAGCCACGGCTCCCCCGCCCTCTTACACTCCCCTATATGGGGTTGGGGATGGGGGTTTGGGGGAAGGGGCAGGGGTTTGTGACCCCTGGCCCCTTCCCCCAAATCACCTCCGCGGCAGGATTTCTACTCTAACCTTGCCGTCCAGGAGGGCCCGGAAGCGCTCGGCGTCCTCCAGGGTCCCCAAGGTGCCGCCGAAGTGCATGGGGATGGCCACCTGGGGTTTCAGGGCCAGGGCCGCTTGGGCCGCCTCCTCGGCGTCCATGGCCATCACCCCGCACACCGGCAAAAGGGCGATGTCCACCGACAGGTCATTCATCTCCGGAATGAAGTCGGTATCGCCGGCGAAGTAGAGGCGGACGCCCTCCACGGCCACCACAAAGCCCAGGTAGCCGGCCCGCCGGGGGTGGAAGTGGCTCTCCCGGTTGTAGGCCGGCACCGCCTGGATCACCACCTCGCCGACTTTCGCCTCCTCCCCCGGTTCCAGGGCCAGGACCGGGGGCTCGATCTTGGCCGCCGCCTTTTTGTCGCTTACCACCACCGTGTGGGCCCGCCGGATGCGTTCGATATCCACCGGCGAGCAATGCTGGGGATGCTCATGGCTGACGAGGATCAGGTCTGCGGGCCGCTCCAGCTGCAGGGCAAAGGGGTCAAAGTAGATGACCGGCGGCCCTTCATAAATGAAACTGGCATTCCCCAGCCACCCCAAACGGGACAGAACCTCTTCCAGCATCGGACACCTCCGTCACCAGAAATATCAACCAGCAATGTCAAGGGGTTGGGGAAGAGATGGGGAAAGGGGCAGAAGGCCGATGGCCCTTGGCTCCCTCCCCGAAAAACTGTCTTGGGCAGTTTCAGCCTGGGTTATGTGTCTGAGGCAAAGATAAGTCATGACTGGGCCGAAAGGAAGGGCAGAAGGCGGGAAAGGGGGGAATTTTCCCGAAAAGGAGAGGGGGCGGGATGGCCCGCCCCCCGGTCCAACAGGAATTATTGGACTTTCACATACTTGCCGTCCTTGATTTCAAAGAGATACACCCCGCCGCCGGCCACGCCGCTCCGCACCACATCCCGGGTCTCATTGAAGGAGAGCTTGCCGGTGACGCCGTCGAAGTCCTTCACCTCATCCAAAAATTTCTTCACCCCCTCGCTGGTGGGGCCGTATTTGGCCATGCCCGCCAGGACGAGGGAGGTGGCGTCATAGGTGAGGGCGGCAAACATGATGTTTACCGGCTCCTTGGCGGCTGCGGCCTGCTGATAGTAGCTCTCCCGGAACTTCTTGTTCTTGGGGGTATCGTAGTTTTCGTCATACTCGCCGTTGATGAGGTGGCCCTCCGCCGCCTTGCCCGCCAGCTTGGCATATTCCGGGTCCATGTCGCCGTAGACCCCGATGATCTTCTGATTCAGGCCGAGACTGCGGGCCTGGGCCGCGGCGGGCGCGGTCTCCGGGGTATAGCCGGGGATGAAGAGGATATCCGGGTTGGCGGCCTTGATGTTGGTGAGCTGGGCCTTGAAATCCCGGGAGCCCCGCATGAAGGACTCGGTGGCCACCACCTTGATGCCCTTGGCCTCAAAGTCCTTGCTGAAGACCTCGGCGCAGCCCTTGCCGTAGGGCTCATTGCTGAACAGGATGGCCACCGTCTTGGGCTTGAGTTTCTCGGCGATGTACTGGGTCATCACCGCGGACTGGGCGTCGATGCGGGTGCAGCCCCGGTAGAGATAGGGGCTGGCGCCGCTGATTTTGGGGGAGGTGGCGGTGGGGGTGATGAAGACCACCTTGGCCTCATCGGCGCTCTTGAAGGCCGCCAGCGTCCCGCCGGAGGTCATGGGCCCCACCAGGGCCTGGACCTTGTCCACGTTGATGAGTTTCTGCACCGCATTCACCGCCGCGGTGGGGGAGTCCTTTTCATCTTCAAAGATGACTTCCACCTTGCGGCCGCCGATGCCGCCGGCGGCGTTCACCTCATCCACCGCCATCTGCACCCCCCGCTTGGCGGGGATGCCGTGCTCGGCGCCGATGGAGAGACGCAGCACCGAGCCGATTTTGATGGGCTCTGCCGCCAGGACCCCGGCGGCCAGCGCCAGGACCGCCGCCAGAGACACCACTGCGAGAAATCCCGCCTTCTTCATTGCTACACCTCCCGAAATGACAGGGTGAACCGCCATGTTGCCGGATGGAAATGCCGGGGGCCGGCAGAGAGAGCCGCAAACATGGACTCTCTTCGGCTATGCCCCGGGAACCATCAAGACTCTATTCTTGGCCTGAAAGCCGGCCAATGTCAAAAGGAAACGGGAGGGACGAGCTTGATTTTGATGGTTTTCCCCTCCCGGGAGAGGGTGAGGATATTCTCCTGGGGCTTGAGGGCCGCGGCCACCTCCTGGGCGCTGGCGACCTCGGTGCCGTTCACGGCCAACAGCTCATCGCCGACCTTCAGGCCCGCCTTGTCCGCCAGGCTGCCCGGCTCCACCTGGGTGAGGGGCAGGCCCTTCTTGCCCGGCGGCGCCGCGGGGAGCAGGCTGAAGCCCAGCTTCGGAGCCCCGGTTTTTTCCGGGGCGGCAGCCGGCAGCCGGGCAAAACTTAGGGTGGCCGGCACCTTGTCCTTGGGGATGGCCGGGTTGCCCGCCGCGGCCATGAAGGACAAAATCGCCCGATACAGCACCTCGGCTTGGGGCTGGGTGGTGGCCCCCACCAGGTTGAGGTCCGGCGCCCCGCCCTGGCCCGGAATGGTGACAAAGAACCTCCAGGTAGGGTTCTTGGGCTCCGGGGTCATGATCCCCTTAGTCACCCGGATGATGTCCAGGGGGAAGGTCTTGATCTTCTCCACCTCCTCCGGGGTTCGGGTGGAAAATTGCAGGGGCACCGGCCGGGTATGGATGAAGCCGGTACTCTCCTTCATCCGGGGGACCTTGTATTTCAGGGTCAGGGTTTTGGGGCCCAAGACAAAGGCCTCCAGCGGCACTGCCACCGGGTCATAGCCTCCGGTATCGGAGGGGAGCATTTCAATGACCCGGAGACTGGTGAGCACCGCCTGGAGGGCCCGGGCCGCCTCCTCCACGTCCCGGAAGAGGGGTGGGTCATAGGGGATGCTGGTGGCAGCAGACACCCCCTGCGTGCCGCTCAGCTGGCAGATCAGCGCGGCCAGAATGAGAAGCCGAAGCCACCTCACCATACGTGATACTTTCCTCCTCCTTGACGAGTTGCTGTGAACTTGTGGGAGAGGGGGCCAGGGGCCGGGGGCCCCTGCCCCCTCTCCCACACCCTCACCCCCAACCCCTTAAAGGGGGTGGGAAGGGGAGTTGAAAGAGGGTTGGGGAGCCACCGCTCCCCCAGCCCTTCCCTCAGTATGCCAGTTCAACTTTCAGGGCTTCCCATCTCCTTCAGGATGATGCGGGCGTTGAGGCCCAGGTGGTCCTGCAGGTGCCGGCGCACCGTGCGGCACAGCCCCTCCAGGGCCTTCACCTCGTCGGAGAACAGAGTCTCATCCAGCACCAGGTGGATGTCCAGGACCTCCAGGCCATCCTCTTCCGCCACCTGCCAGGAATGGGGCGGCAGGTGCCCCCCCAAAGCCTCCCGGAGCAGGGCCCGCAGATGCTCCGGATGCACCTTGATGCCGCCCACGGAGCAGATGGCGTCCACCCGCCCGAAGATGCCGGTGAGGCGGGGCAGGGTGCGGCCGCAGGTACAGGAGCTGACGTCCAGGGCAGTGCGGTCGCCGGTGCGGAAGCGAAGCAGGGGGAAGGCCAGGGTGGAGAGCGTGGTGATGACCAGCTCCCCTTCGGTCCCCGGGGGCAGGGGCTGGCCGCTTTCCGGGTCCACCACCTCGGGGTAGAAGTGGTCGGCGTTGAAGTGGAAGCCGCTTTCGGCCTCGCAGGAGAAGGCCAGCCCCGGGCCCATGACCTCGGTGATGCCGTAGGCCCGGGCGATGCTTACCCCCAGGCCCTCAGCCAGTTCCCGGCGCACCGTCTGGGGGAGGGGCGCAGCCACGAGCAAAGCCCGCCTGAGGCTCAGCTCGGCGGGGGTGAGGTCCAGAGTCCGCATGACGGTGAGGAGATGGCGGGCCGCAGGCGGGGTGGCCACCAGGACCGAGGTCTTGTAGTCCCGCATCACCATGAGCTCTTTGGCGTAGTTGAGGGTGGCCGCGGGGATCACCGAGGCCCCCAGATACTCGGCCCCGGCCTGCAGGTCCCGGCGCCAGTTGGCCAGCCCCGGGGGAATGATGAACTGCACGATGTCCTCCCGGGTGACCCCGGCGGCCCGGTAGAGGCGGGCCAGGAGCTCCAGCCACAGCCTGAGATCCTGGGCGGTGTAGCCCACCACCAGGGGCCGCTCGGTGGTGCCCGGCGAGGACACGATGCGCACAATGTCCCTGAGCGGCACGGCAAAGAGGCCGTAGGGGTAGTTTTCGGAGAGGTCCTCCCGGGTGGTGAAGGGGAGGCGCGCCAAGTCAGCCAGGGATCTGACGTCCTCGGGCCGCAGACCGGCCCGGTCGAACTGGCGGCGGTAGAATTTCACCTGGCGGTAAGCCCGGGTGAGGGTGCTCTGCAGGCGCTCCAGCTGCAGGAGCTCCAGCTCCGCCGCGTCCAGGGTCTCAGGAGAGGGCTCGTGCACGCCTTACCTCCCGTCGGTGAAGTCCTTGTAATCCCGCCCGAGATAGGCCCGGGTCACCTGGCGGTCGGCCAAGAGCTCCCGGGCGGCGCCGCTTAAGATGATGCGGCCGGTCTCCAGCACGTAGGCCCGGTCGGCGATCTTCAGGGCGGCCCGGGCGTTTTGCTCCACCAGGAGCACGGTGAGGCCCTCCTCTCTTAGGCGCGCCAGGGTGGTCATGATGGCCTCCACCACGATGGGGGCCAGTCCCAGGGAGGGCTCATCCAGGAGCAGCAGGCGAGGGCGGGCCATAAGGGCCCGGGCGATGGCCAGCATCTGTTGCTCGCCGCCGCTCATGGTGCCCGCGGGCTGCTCCAGGCGCTCCTTGAGACGGGGGAAGAGCTGAAAGACCCGCTCCCGGTCGGCTTCGATTTCCGCCGCCGGCACCCGGCGATGGCGGCGGTAGGCCCCCAAAAGCAAATTGTCCGCCACGCTCAGGGGCGCAAAGAGCTGACGGCCCTCGGGCACCAGGGCCACGCCCAGGGAGACCAGCTCCTCGGGGGCCACCCCCATCAGCGAGCGGCCCTGGAGGGTGATTTCTCCCTCCCGGCGCACCAGCCCGGCGATGGCATTGAGGAGGGTGGTCTTGCCGGCGCCGTTGGCCCCGATCAGGGCCACAATCTCCCCTTCCCGCACATGCAGGGTGACGCCGGCCAGAGCGGTCACCGGCCCATAAGAAGCCGAAAGGTTACGAATCGTCAGCATTTTTAAAATATTAACAATTAGTAACTTGTGGGAGAGGGGGCCAGGGAGCCGTGGCCACCTGCCCCCTCTCCCACACCCTCTCCCCCCACCCCGAGTAGAAGGTGGAGAGGGCAGGGCGGGGAAACTGCCACTAATTCAATCCTACCTTTGGCCTTGTCACTCGGCGCCCTTGTCCCCCTGCCAGTCGGTGCCCAGATAGGCGGCGATGACCTCCGGATGCCGCTGGATGGCTCGGGGCGGCCCCTCGGCAATGAGGCGGCCGTAGTTGAGCACCACGATCTCCTCGGCCACCTCCATGGTGAGGCTCATGTCATGCTCCACCAGAAGGATCGTGAGGCCTTTGGCCTTCAGGGTGAGGATGAGCTCGCCCAGGCGCTCGGTTTCAGCCTGGTCCAGGCCCGAGGCCGGCTCATCCAGAAGCAGAAGCGTGGGTTCGCTGGCCAAAGCCCGGGCGATCTCCAAGAGGCGCTTGAGCCCTAAAGGAAGGAACCCCGCGGGCTGGGCCGCCCGCTCCGCCAGCCCCACAAACTCCAGAAAGGCAAAGGCCCGTTCCCGGATGGCCGCCTCCTCCCGCCGGGTCCAGGGGAGATGCAGCGCCCCGGCAAACAGCCCCGCCTTTGTGAGGCGATGGCGGCCCACCATGACGTTTTCCAGCACCGTCAGGTGGTCAAAGAGCTGCACCAGCTGAAAGGTGCGGGCAATCCCCAGGGAGGCCACCTCGTGAGCCGGCCGGCCCTGGATCTCGGCCCCCTGAAAGACGATGCGGCCCCGGTCAGGCTTGAGGAAGCCGCTGATGAGGTGAAAGAGCGTGGTCTTGCCGGCGCCGTTGGGGCCGATGACCGCCTTGATGGTGCCCGGGGCGACGTTGAAGCTCACCCCCTCCAGGGCCTTTAAGCCCCCGAAGGCGAGGCTCACCTCCGAGACCTGAAGGAGAGGCGTTTCAGCCACGGGAGGCGCCCTCCCGGCGGAAATGCCGGTATTCCCACAGATCCAGGAGGCCCCGCACCAGCCCCCGGGGGAGAAAGATCATCACCACCATGAGGATGGCCCCGAAGATGACCACCTCGAAATCATGGAAGACCACCAGGAGTTCCGGGAGCACCGTGAGTACCCCGGCGCCCAGAAGCGAGCCCCAGATGCTGGCCATGCCCCCCACCACCACCATGGTCACCAGCTTGATGGAGAACATGATATCAAAGGAGGAGGGCGCAATGAAATTGAGGGTGTGAGCATAGAGGCTGCCGGCCAGGGAGGCGTAAAGGGCGCTCCAGACAAAGATGAGGAGCTTGAGGCGCTGGGTGTTGATCCCTAAGGATTCGGCCGCGGCTTCGCTGTCGTGCAGGGCCCGAAGCGCCCGGCCCAGGCGGGAGTCCACCAGCCCGGCGCTTAAGGCGAGCAGGCCTAAAGTGGCCCCCCAGATGAGGGCATAGAGGCGTAAAGGGGTATGAAAGGCGAAGCCCGCCAAGCTGAGGGAGGGAATGCCGCTTAGCCCCGAGGGCCCACCGGTGAGCCGCTGGGCCTGCACGAAAAAAATATAGACGATGACCCCAAAGCCCAAGGTGGCCATGGCCAGATAATAACCTCG is a genomic window of Desulfobaccales bacterium containing:
- a CDS encoding DUF3842 family protein, whose amino-acid sequence is MRICVIDGQGGGIGAAIIKRLKEVYGEEHEVIALGTNAVATAQMMKARANRGASGENAIVRTAPTADVILGPLSIVLANSMMGELTPRMAEAIASAPAPKLLLPLTQEKVEIVGLVPEPLPHLVEKIVSDRLKELSKHV
- a CDS encoding CooT family nickel-binding protein, whose protein sequence is MCEASAYIIRDGQEELLLADVDIIEPDGDQLRLVSIFGEQKVVKAAIHSLNLINHKVLLVEKT
- a CDS encoding MBL fold metallo-hydrolase, with the protein product MLEEVLSRLGWLGNASFIYEGPPVIYFDPFALQLERPADLILVSHEHPQHCSPVDIERIRRAHTVVVSDKKAAAKIEPPVLALEPGEEAKVGEVVIQAVPAYNRESHFHPRRAGYLGFVVAVEGVRLYFAGDTDFIPEMNDLSVDIALLPVCGVMAMDAEEAAQAALALKPQVAIPMHFGGTLGTLEDAERFRALLDGKVRVEILPRR
- a CDS encoding ABC transporter substrate-binding protein, with the protein product MKKAGFLAVVSLAAVLALAAGVLAAEPIKIGSVLRLSIGAEHGIPAKRGVQMAVDEVNAAGGIGGRKVEVIFEDEKDSPTAAVNAVQKLINVDKVQALVGPMTSGGTLAAFKSADEAKVVFITPTATSPKISGASPYLYRGCTRIDAQSAVMTQYIAEKLKPKTVAILFSNEPYGKGCAEVFSKDFEAKGIKVVATESFMRGSRDFKAQLTNIKAANPDILFIPGYTPETAPAAAQARSLGLNQKIIGVYGDMDPEYAKLAGKAAEGHLINGEYDENYDTPKNKKFRESYYQQAAAAKEPVNIMFAALTYDATSLVLAGMAKYGPTSEGVKKFLDEVKDFDGVTGKLSFNETRDVVRSGVAGGGVYLFEIKDGKYVKVQ
- a CDS encoding PDZ domain-containing protein, whose product is MVRWLRLLILAALICQLSGTQGVSAATSIPYDPPLFRDVEEAARALQAVLTSLRVIEMLPSDTGGYDPVAVPLEAFVLGPKTLTLKYKVPRMKESTGFIHTRPVPLQFSTRTPEEVEKIKTFPLDIIRVTKGIMTPEPKNPTWRFFVTIPGQGGAPDLNLVGATTQPQAEVLYRAILSFMAAAGNPAIPKDKVPATLSFARLPAAAPEKTGAPKLGFSLLPAAPPGKKGLPLTQVEPGSLADKAGLKVGDELLAVNGTEVASAQEVAAALKPQENILTLSREGKTIKIKLVPPVSF
- a CDS encoding AMP-binding protein gives rise to the protein MHEPSPETLDAAELELLQLERLQSTLTRAYRQVKFYRRQFDRAGLRPEDVRSLADLARLPFTTREDLSENYPYGLFAVPLRDIVRIVSSPGTTERPLVVGYTAQDLRLWLELLARLYRAAGVTREDIVQFIIPPGLANWRRDLQAGAEYLGASVIPAATLNYAKELMVMRDYKTSVLVATPPAARHLLTVMRTLDLTPAELSLRRALLVAAPLPQTVRRELAEGLGVSIARAYGITEVMGPGLAFSCEAESGFHFNADHFYPEVVDPESGQPLPPGTEGELVITTLSTLAFPLLRFRTGDRTALDVSSCTCGRTLPRLTGIFGRVDAICSVGGIKVHPEHLRALLREALGGHLPPHSWQVAEEDGLEVLDIHLVLDETLFSDEVKALEGLCRTVRRHLQDHLGLNARIILKEMGSPES
- a CDS encoding ABC transporter ATP-binding protein, whose protein sequence is MLTIRNLSASYGPVTALAGVTLHVREGEIVALIGANGAGKTTLLNAIAGLVRREGEITLQGRSLMGVAPEELVSLGVALVPEGRQLFAPLSVADNLLLGAYRRHRRVPAAEIEADRERVFQLFPRLKERLEQPAGTMSGGEQQMLAIARALMARPRLLLLDEPSLGLAPIVVEAIMTTLARLREEGLTVLLVEQNARAALKIADRAYVLETGRIILSGAARELLADRQVTRAYLGRDYKDFTDGR
- a CDS encoding ABC transporter ATP-binding protein, translated to MAETPLLQVSEVSLAFGGLKALEGVSFNVAPGTIKAVIGPNGAGKTTLFHLISGFLKPDRGRIVFQGAEIQGRPAHEVASLGIARTFQLVQLFDHLTVLENVMVGRHRLTKAGLFAGALHLPWTRREEAAIRERAFAFLEFVGLAERAAQPAGFLPLGLKRLLEIARALASEPTLLLLDEPASGLDQAETERLGELILTLKAKGLTILLVEHDMSLTMEVAEEIVVLNYGRLIAEGPPRAIQRHPEVIAAYLGTDWQGDKGAE
- a CDS encoding branched-chain amino acid ABC transporter permease → MTWRRLALWGGFAVVLALLPLVLRNDYYLSLLNFIGIHTILVVGLNLLMGYAGQISLGHAAFFGVGAYTSGILSATYGVNPWLAMVAGLGLAGLLAFLIGIPALKLRGYYLAMATLGFGVIVYIFFVQAQRLTGGPSGLSGIPSLSLAGFAFHTPLRLYALIWGATLGLLALSAGLVDSRLGRALRALHDSEAAAESLGINTQRLKLLIFVWSALYASLAGSLYAHTLNFIAPSSFDIMFSIKLVTMVVVGGMASIWGSLLGAGVLTVLPELLVVFHDFEVVIFGAILMVVMIFLPRGLVRGLLDLWEYRHFRREGASRG